A genomic window from Fusarium oxysporum Fo47 chromosome X, complete sequence includes:
- a CDS encoding fungal-specific transcription factor domain-containing protein yields the protein MNDLPGTLHSSESKDQLRPLESTIVVRTDVDQKRGRPQPGHGPVTHRTVIQGKDEHRHMEAETGSANQLVRTRHLPDLETDPLSLFGTTDPATSLYCGQSPMPWHQAGVLEMDNEGLGIIGMSPAWPAVEDFVLNLDARLSVAVGARSDSSSGPPMQQAPSSVTSSGCGDDAMPNYFYGLHFDVTFGGHFPFLNNQILAGHVRSRQASKFLISSILALTARFCPADMFQSTTDSDSEPGYERRAAARFLKAAKEQLMCLLAVPAPDVVAGLIVLSWAEFGSNSGEGGLWMFSGMAIRMAQDLGLHRSDATDLDPQAAFYDHAPLSLQGIRVPTDEQSALHQQKSRLVMFWSAFTLDVYVSLLMGRPPTIRRAEIEVPLPTADDMKPMCHIIFPAMARSMYIFSEAVELFNLNKGAEYICSLEEIENLEKKVAQCYHGLDASLIFSTDTYKKSSSDGHAGLFLMLHLYFYTFVALLSTRRYRSLIVHERSKRSAQVACQKILQTLAIAGAVDDKGYTATPFLAYSIFVAASTLLEGMALDTEGAGDFITTVDFADIDFLSQKLREISRFFHGVNATSDAIRVKRRGRGPDSGNGREDKEDAESHCVLELQDKGMINRYTIPSTTA from the exons ATGAATGATCTGCCCGGGACGCTTCATTCATCTGAGAGTAAGGATCAGCTCCGTCCCTTAGAGTCAACAATTGTCGTGCGTACCGATGTCGACCAAAAGAGAGGCCGACCACAGCCAGGACATGGTCCGGTGACGCACCGTACGGTAATACAAGGAAAAGATGAACATAGACATA TGGAAGCGGAGACGGGGTCTGCGAATCAGCTTGTCAGGACGAGGCACCTACCAGACCTCGAAACCGATCCTCTCAGTTTGTTTGGGACTACCGACCCTGCAACTTCACTCTACTGCGGCCAGTCTCCGATGCCGTGGCACCAGGCAGGAGTCTTAGAGATGGACAATGAAGGCCTAGGGATCATAGGCATGTCGCCAGCGTGGCCCGCTGTTGAAGACTTTGTTCTGAATCTCGACGCC CGACTCTCCGTTGCCGTAGGAGCGCGTTCTGATAGCAGTTCAGGACCACC CATGCAACAGGCGCCATCTTCCGTCACTTCTTCGGGCTGTGGAGATGATGCGATGCCAAATTACTTCTACGGACTGCACTTCGACGTG ACTTTCGGCGGTCATTTTCCCTTTCTTAACAACCAGATCCTTGCCGGCCACGTCCGCTCGAGGCAGGCATCCAAGTTCCTCATTAGCTCCATCTTGGCTCTGACGGCTCGCTTTTGCCCGGCCGACATGTTCCAGTCGACCACAGACAGCGATTCGGAGCCAGGTTACGAGCGGCGGGCAGCGGCACGCTTCCTCAAAGCCGCTAAGGAACAACTCATGTGCCTCTTGGCTGTCCCTGCGCCCGACGTGGTTGCTGGGCTCATCGTCCTTTCGTGGGCAGAATTCGGAAGCAACAGTGGCGAAGGAGGGTTGTGGATGTTCTCAGGCATGGCGATCCGCATGGCGCAGGACCTCGGCCTTCATCGCTCCGACGCGACCGATCTTGATCCACAAGCGGCTTTCTATGATCACGCCCCGCTTAGTTTGCAGGGCATTAGGGTCCCTACTGACGAACAGTctgctcttcatcaacaaaagTCGAGACTCGTCATGTTTTGGTCTGCCTTCACTTTAGACGTCTACGTTTCCTTGCTAATGGGGCGCCCACCCACGATCCGACGTGCCGAGATCGAGGTGCCGCTGCCGACCGCGGACGACATGAAGCCG ATGTGCCACATCATCTTTCCTGCAATGGCACGTTCCATGTACATATTttctgaagctgttgagctcTTTAATCTGAACAAGGGCGCCGAATACATCTGCTCTCTCGAAGAAATCGAAAACCTTGAAAAGAAGGTGGCACAATGCTACCATGGCCTCGACGCTAGTCTTATCTTTAGCACGGATACCTACAAGAAGTCTTCGAGTGATGGGCATGCCGGCCTCTTTTTGATGCTTCACCTCTACTTTTATACCTTCGTCGCGCTCTTGTCAACCAGAAGGTATCGATCTCTTATTGTACACGAGAGGAGTAAGAGATCCGCCCAGGTTGCTTGCCAAAAGATCTTGCAGACTCTGGCGATTGCTGGAGCCGTCGACGATAAGGGATACACGGCGACTCCCTTCCTGGCATATAGCATCTTTGTGGCAGCGTCCACCTTGCTAGAAGGCATGGCGCTCGACACCGAAGGAGCTGGCGATTTCATCACTACAGTGGATTTTGCCGATATCGACTTTCTCAGCCAGAAACTCCGCGAGATATCCCGCTTCTTTCACGGCGTCAATGCAACCAGCGACGCTATCCGCGTGAAGAGACGGGGTCGTGGACCCGACAGCGGTAACGGCAGGGAGGACAAGGAAGACGCGGAAAGTCACTGCGTTCTCGAGCTTCAAGACAAGGGCATGATCAACAGGTACACGATTCCCTCAACTACTGCTTGA
- a CDS encoding uncharacterized protein (expressed protein) produces MKAPSLAVTLMLVPSAGQLDPFRHLLIPLHFQVLYFCIFCWNLYRGSYMFDLSSVNAISSIPCVAYQCRKASRRVMTVNFSLTSRESYGQQWNSPRTSKPTIRAG; encoded by the coding sequence ATGAAGGCTCCCTCCCTCGCTGTCACCCTCATGCTGGTCCCATCAGCAGGCCAACTTGACCCGTTCCGGCACCTACTCATACCCCTCCACTTTCAAGTCCTCTATTTCTGTATCTTCTGCTGGAATCTATACAGGGGGTCATACATGTTCGACTTGTCTTCCGTGAACGCCATCTCATCTATCCCCTGTGTCGCATATCAGTGCAGGAAGGCCTCACGTCGGGTCATGACGGTGAATTTTTCACTTACCAGCCGTGAATCTTATGGACAACAATGGAATTCCCCACGAACGTCGAAGCCAACAATCCGCGCGGGGTGA
- a CDS encoding HAD-like domain-containing protein, with product MNGPQAGECQINEAIFDGLLVDLDGTLIDSTEAVVKQWADVGKRINFDPKGILEMSHGRRSLDVLQVIAPDFATWDFVRSIESVIPVNHGHLAKEIPGAIDFLSALAAHSVPWALVTSSSLPLVQQWRETRNLALPTAPKLLVTAESVEKGKPDPAAYVLGRERLGLVDERFNILVIEDSPAGIAAGKAAGCRVIALLTCHTYKQIASSTPDWILQDLRLLKILRNTNGKVVIEMSIVRREA from the exons ATGAACGGACCTCAAGCTGGAGAATGTCAAATAAATGAGGCGATTTTTGACGGGCTCCTCGTTGACCTGGACGGGACGCTCATCGACTCAACAGAAGCGGTCGTCAAGCAATGGGCAGA TGTAGGGAAGAGAATCAACTTCGACCCAAAAGGTATCCTCGAGATGTCGCATGGTCGTCGCAGCCTCGATGTGCTGCAGGTTATTGCACCAGATTTTGCTACCTGGGACT TCGTAAGGTCCATTGAAAGCGTGATTCCGGTCAACCACGGGCACCTGGCGAAGGAGATTCCAGGCGCTATCGACTTTCTTTCCGCTCTCGCCGCACACTCTGTGCCCTGGGCTCTTGTGACGTCGAGTAGCCTACCACTTGTACAACAGTGGCGGGAAACGCGGAATCTAGCACTGCCGACAGCGCCAAAACTCCTCGTCACGGCAGAGTCTGTGGAGAAAGGCAAGCCAGATCCTGCTGCTTATGTACTGGGGCGTGAAAGGCTCGGACTGGTTGATGAACGGTTCAACATCCTTGTCATCGAGGATAGCCCAGCGGGCATTGCGGCCGGCAAGGCAGCAGGCTGTAGGGTTATCGCCTTATTAACCTGCCATACGTATAAGCAGATTGCGTCGTCGACGCCTGATTGGATCTTGCAGGATCTGCGGTTGCTGAAGATCTTGCGAAATACGAACGGGAAGGTGGTGATTGAGATGTCAATTGTGAGGAGGGAAGCATGA
- a CDS encoding major facilitator superfamily domain-containing protein, translating into MDTEPSAPTKPTETTLQSKGSAPILHNAAASPEVDPTENNDDKKYLTGWKLHSLSAALWISLFLSTLETTIVSTSLVSITNALNGFILRDWIVTSYLLTYTGFLTIYAKLSDVFGKKTMLLLALLIFTLFSGLCGAANNVVDLIILRAFQGIGASGIYAMILAIAPSLVPISKYAKYMGVMSTVFITASVLGPILGGVISQHSTWRWVFLLNLPGGAIAFVMVCFFLPASEESSSLSLLKVLRSKVRRSNWVRIDVLGIILLLAASVLLVFALEEGGTRYSWGNAIVIATLVLAVVLFIAFGFWEVYVEKSPSKQEPVFPPSICKDRISSAMLLTTCFVGFPFVSMVVNIPQRAQAVYGMSPSRAGIILLPMMLTSPAATVLSGYLTGNAKVPPAYLITIAAVLQVLGVGLTCSLSTDTTSMPDAQYGYEVLMGIGFGMSLATVLTFARVVVSEENLPVMMGALTQIRVLGGTVSLAIW; encoded by the exons ATGGATACAGAGCCCTCTGCGCCCACTAAACCCACTGAGACAACACTGCAGAGCAAAGGATCGGCGCCAATTCTCCACAATGCGGCGGCTTCCCCTGAAGTAGATCCGACGGAGAACAACGACGATAAGAAATATCTTACAGGTTGGAAGCTTCATTCTTTGAGCGCAGC GCTTTGGATCAGTCTCTTCTTATCAACACTCGAGACAACCATCGTCAGTACATCGTTGGTCTCCATAACCAATGCCCTCAATGGCTTCATCCTTCGTGATTGGATCGTCACATCCTACTTGTTGACATATACCG GCTTTTTGACTATTTATGCCAAGCTTAGCGACGTTTTCgggaagaagacgatgctTTTGCTTGCACTACTTATTTTCACGTTGTTCTCTGGTCTTTGTGGTGCTGCAAACAATGTCGTTGATCT CATCATCCTTCGAGCGTTCCAAGGCATTGGCGCATCAGGCATCTATGCCATGATTCTCGCAATCGCTCCGAGCTTAGTGCCGATCAGCAAATACGCAAAATACATGGGCGTCATGTCGACAGTCTTCATCACCGCAAGCGTTCTGGGCCCTATCTTGGGAGGTGTGATTAGCCAGCATTCAACCTGGCGTTGGGTCTTTCTTCTCAA TCTTCCGGGAGGAGCCATCGCCTTTGTCATGGTTTGCTTCTTCCTACCGGCTTCCGAAGAATCATCCAGCCTCTCCCTTCTGAAAGTACTGCGGTCAAAGGTTCGACGCTCGAACTGGGTCAGGATTGACGTGCTCGGAATAattcttctccttgcagCCTCAGTTCTCCTCGTGTTCGCACTTGAGGAGGGAGGTACCCGATACTCATGGGGCAACGCGATTGTCATAGCCACCCTGGTTCTGGCAGTTGTGCTCTTTATCGCTTTTGGTTTCTGGGAAGTCTACGTTGAAAAGTCGCCAAGCAAGCAAGAACCTGTGTTCCCGCCGAGTATTTGCAAGGATAGGATCTCAAGCGCCATGCTACT GACGACTTGTTTCGTTGGCTTCCCTTTCGTCTCAATGGTCGTCAACATTCCGCAAAGGGCGCAAGCAGTGTATGGAATGTCACCATCTCGCGCTGGCATCATCCTACTTCCCATGATGCTAACTTCTCCTGCCGCAACGGTTCTTTCAGGTTACTTGACCGGAAACGCTAAGGTGCCGCCCGCATACCTGATAACTATCGCTGCGGTGCTACAAGTCTTAGGCGTCGGCTTAACGTGCTCACTGTCCACAGATACGACTAGCATGCCAGATGCTCAGTACGGATATGAGGTGTTGATGGGAATTGGGTTCGGTATGAGTCTGGCCACCGTCTTGACCTTTGCTAGAGTAGTGGTCAGTGAAGAAAATCTGC CGGTGATGATGGGTGCACTGACCCAGATCCGTGTCCTCGGTGGCACCGTCTCGCTCGCAATCTGGTAA
- a CDS encoding kinase-like domain-containing protein yields the protein MGLIQLKKFDILHRDMKPGNILIRKRTPETFQIVLADFGFAGKYTEESEYFYGTACYKAPEIFDESARVVDDRSDVWSTGIVVLEKMYGLDKGRHPKPKYDSEREEWYANWQKEVRQKVENINCESELGGLMKIMLEGIFVDCGERVDAKRCHGTGSRIKLWRRHSLRARWWKSWVKWVDGTPEMRQTDSQGERERKRNVTNES from the coding sequence ATGGGACTTATCCAGCTTAAGAAGTTCGACATATTACATCGGGATATGAAACCAGGTAATATTCTAATTAGGAAGCGGACGCCGGAAACCTTCCAGATTGTTCTTGCAGACTTTGGTTTCGCGGGTAAATACACAGAAGAGTCCGAGTACTTCTATGGAACAGCATGTTATAAGGCACCCGAAATCTTCGACGAATCGGCTAGAGTAGTCGATGACAGGTCTGATGTGTGGTCGACAGGCATTGTTGTGCTTGAGAAGATGTATGGGCTTGATAAAGGAAGGCATCCCAAGCCCAAATACGACTCTGAGAGGGAAGAATGGTATGCAAACTGGCAGAAGGAAGTGAGGCAGAAGGTTGAAAATATCAACTGTGAGTCTGAACTAGGAGGTTTGATGAAGATAATGCTTGAGGGAATTTTTGTGGATTGTGGCGAGAGAGTTGATGCTAAGCGATGCCATGGGACTGGCTCGCGAATCAAGCTATGGAGGAGGCATTCACTTCGTGCGCGTTGGTGGAAGTCTTGGGTGAAATGGGTGGATGGAACACCAGAAATGCGACAGACAGATAGCCAGGGGGAAagggagagaaaaagaaatgtAACAAATGAGAGTTAA
- a CDS encoding uncharacterized protein (expressed protein) — protein MADTVADDIVKCLLAFDDVIDALSRCVGLNSSFEHHIRNEQARFRIWHGKPEHRFSATSAITIPRYMSQNREDTLCDLNGLLRYAFYTIQKEKNYLKQLSSSENAIDNEGRGNDPHLIEDLVSIFTDISHSISSLLKCTSANRDELCYNGTQDVGDIRSTSPDSRADDDGKGSYRHDGNGYFLPDCGIDREVIAKDICHYLGGNASVRLGYCEDIKAGRSVRGYFIKSQGKLTSAMIKRLQEDSKRWEKAKNEARKSGAGNNIMRSDTTTGTNVIQQIPEIYQPPHCNGCEGSNQDKKGCSPREAEQNHKRNRFKESRAELQPDNPDLCQESIPQNLSATTSPNTGFALSSAIPATTGATNIASNGQAKVNSPVEVSNTTAAWIFGAVAAVTNGVTALATRQTAKASKRSAIAGEVAANASKRSAKAAEETCLIAQKHFDATVKDNQDRPPSPDTSQDISGAGAETSSTKEQKPDTRSRPVVPHGTGPAASPSDVPSAVLSPGLPTKPSGRGQVLRAMSTPMPGRREEIDMSLNLATARAVPKIVWPEVPTCEFGKPCNCKIVPKN, from the exons ATGGCAGACACTGTTGCTGACGATATTGTAAAATGCCTTCTCGCCTTTGATGATGTTATAGACGCTTTGTCAAGATGCGTTGGTTTGAACTCGTCGTTTGAGCATCACATCAGGAACGAGCAAGCACGATTCAGAATCTGGCATGGCAAGCCTGAACACCGCTTTTCAGCAACCAGCGCAATAACAATTCCGCGTTACATGTCACAGAACCGAGAAGACACCCTTTGTGACTTAAATGGGCTCCTCAGATACGCCTTCTACACCAtacaaaaagaaaagaattaTTTGAAGCAACTCTCCAGCAGCGAGAATGCCATCGATAACGAGGGCCGCGGGAACGATCCTCATCTGATAGAAGATCTGGTTTCGATCTTCACAGATATCAGCCATTCTATCAGTTCACTGTTGAAGTGTACATCAGCGAATCGTGATGAACTCTGTTACAATGGCACTCAAGACGTCGGGGACATACGGTCGACATCGCCGGACAGTCGTGCTGACGACGATGGCAAAGGTTCCTACAGGCACGATGGGAATGGCTATTTTCTACCAGACTGCGGTATAGACCGAGAAGTCATTGCTAAGGATATATGTCATTACTTGGGAGGTAATGCTTCTGTGAGACTTGGCTATTGCGAG GATATAAAAGCAGGAAGGTCTGTGCGAGGCTATTTCATTAAATCCCAGGGCAAGTTAACTTCG GCTATGATAAAAAGACTACAGGAGGACTCAAAGAGATGGGAAAAAGCGAAAAATGAAGCGAGGAAATCTGGAGCGGGAAATAATATAATGAGAAGTGACACAACTACTGGCACCAACGTGATTCAACAAATCCCAGAAATATATCAACCACCGCATTGCAATGGCTGTGAAGGAAGCAATCAAGACAAAAAGGGCTGTTCCCCGAGGGAAGCAGAACAAAACCACAAAAGAAACAGGTTTAAGGAATCAAGAGCTGAGCTACAGCCAGATAATCCAGATCTGTGCCAGGAGTCCATACCCCAAAACCTATCCGCCACCACTTCGCCAAACACAGGTTTCGCCTTGTCATCCGCTATACCTGCTACCACAGGAGCTACTAACATAGCCTCGAATGGTCaagccaaagtcaattcGCCTGTTGAGGTCTCAAATACAACAGCAGCTTGGATTTTTGGAGCAGTGGCAGCTGTTACAAACGGGGTGACGGCGTTGGCGACACGACAAACGGCCAAAGCAAGCAAGAGAAGCGCTATTGCGGGTGAGGTGGCGGCCAATGCGAGCAAAAGAAGCGCCAAAGCGGCAGAGGAAACCTGTTTAATTGCTCAGAAGCATTTTGACGCGACAGTCAAAGACAACCAGGACCGGCCGCCTTCTCCGGACACATCTCAAGACATTTCCGGCGCTGGGGCAGAGACTTCAAGCACTAAAGAACAAAAGCCAGACACGAGATCAAGACCGGTGGTTCCTCATGGCACTGGGCCAGCGGCTTCGCCATCAGATGTTCCATCAGCCGTACTGTCACCAGGACTGCCTACGAAGCCTTCTGGCAGAGGACAAGTGCTAAGAGCTATGTCAACCCCGATGCCTGGAAGGCGAGAGGAAATTGATATGTCACTCAATCTAGCGACTGCAAGAGCGGTACCCAAAATAGTCTGGCCGGAGGTTCCGACGTGTGAGTTTGGAAAGCCATGTAACTGCAAGATTGTTCCCAAGAACTGA
- a CDS encoding Alpha/Beta hydrolase protein, with translation MSQASTLQQELFFKSYNDASPTTIVLLHGLFSCNLEWEHVIPHLSDYHLIVPDLPKHSQSREIGPWSIELAADSVAHLIRKHAHGGQAHVVGLSLGGFTTMELIRRHPDLVKSAFVTGSTPFRPWQVWAAERPSLLHYGLKLVLNSGFYTLSVWMKGLKDHTQLRNEIAANNDWNLVNDAYAGLAKWQHEDVKAVGEKNKRILAAAGDQGDDFDGAKEMALVFRNEGREDGKKSTAVLIKRAIHAWNLQFPELFAEGIKAWVEGKPLPQDFVNLIDG, from the coding sequence ATGTCGCAAGCATCTACACTTCAACAAGAGCTTTTTTTCAAGTCATATAATGACGCCTCTCCGACGACGATCGTCTTGCTCCATGGGCTCTTCAGCTGCAACCTCGAATGGGAGCACGTTATTCCCCACCTCAGCGACTACCATCTCATCGTCCCAGACCTCCCAAAACACTCTCAGTCAAGAGAAATAGGGCCATGGTCAATTGAGCTCGCCGCAGATTCTGTCGCGCATCTTATCCGAAAACATGCTCACGGTGGACAAGCGCACGTAGTTGGCCTTTCACTGGGCGGCTTCACCACGATGGAATTAATCCGCCGACATCCAGACCTCGTTAAATCGGCATTTGTCACTGGCTCAACTCCATTCCGGCCATGGCAAGTCTGGGCAGCGGAACGACCTAGCCTCCTACATTACGGTCTCAAACTCGTTCTTAATAGTGGTTTCTACACTCTTAGCGTCTGGATGAAGGGTCTCAAAGATCATACCCAGCTCAGGAACGAGATCGCTGCCAACAATGATTGGAACTTGGTCAATGACGCTTACGCCGGGCTTGCCAAGTGGCAGCATGAAGACGTCAAAGCAGTTGgtgagaagaacaagcgGATATTGGCAGCCGCTGGAGATCAAGGTGATGATTTTGATGGTGCGAAGGAAATGGCTCTGGTGTTTCGCAATGAAGGGCGCgaggatggaaagaagagTACTGCAGTTCTTATCAAGAGGGCTATTCATGCATGGAATTTGCAATTTCCAGAATTGTTTGCCGAAGGTATCAAAGCTTGGGTTGAAGGgaagcctcttcctcaagatTTTGTGAACTTGATTGACGGGTGA